One Campylobacter pinnipediorum subsp. caledonicus genomic window carries:
- the napG gene encoding ferredoxin-type protein NapG: protein MLDRREVLKFTAKGIALGVAGGFIFKEVASAKSTTLLRPPGAKQESEFLKSCIRCGLCVVECPFDTLKLADIKDGIAVGTPFFEPRKTPCYMCTSLPCVTACPTSALDTSLVSTKGKLDASKSKIGVAVVDMKHCVAYWGIQCDACYRACPYIDKALYLEYKRNDRTQKHAFLLPVVDSDICTGCGLCERVCITQDPAIVVMPRNKVVGKVGDNYIKGWDSKDENRLNNTSTDIKLDSKKAIDYLNDEEF from the coding sequence TTGCTAGATAGACGAGAAGTTTTAAAATTTACAGCAAAAGGCATAGCGCTTGGTGTTGCTGGTGGATTTATCTTTAAAGAAGTAGCTAGTGCCAAAAGCACTACTCTTCTTCGCCCACCAGGAGCAAAGCAAGAAAGCGAGTTTTTAAAAAGCTGTATTCGTTGTGGGCTTTGTGTTGTTGAATGCCCATTTGATACATTAAAACTAGCAGATATAAAAGATGGCATTGCGGTCGGCACTCCATTTTTTGAACCAAGAAAGACACCTTGTTATATGTGTACTTCATTGCCTTGTGTTACCGCCTGTCCTACAAGTGCTTTAGATACTAGTTTGGTTAGTACTAAGGGTAAATTAGATGCGAGTAAATCAAAAATAGGTGTAGCTGTTGTTGATATGAAGCATTGTGTTGCTTACTGGGGTATTCAGTGTGATGCCTGTTATAGAGCCTGTCCATATATAGACAAGGCTTTATATCTTGAATACAAAAGAAATGACAGAACTCAAAAACACGCATTTTTACTTCCTGTTGTTGATAGTGATATTTGCACCGGATGTGGGCTTTGTGAAAGGGTTTGTATCACACAAGATCCAGCCATTGTGGTAATGCCACGAAATAAAGTCGTTGGTAAAGTAGGTGATAATTATATAAAAGGTTGGGATAGCAAAGATGAAAATAGACTTAATAATACAAGCACAGATATAAAACTTGATAGCAAAAAAGCAATTGATTATTTAAATGATGAGGAATTTTGA
- the napH gene encoding quinol dehydrogenase ferredoxin subunit NapH, translating into MKVLFFRRFIQISLLVLFISSNYYGLSLLKGDFSSSLILNTIPLSDPFAVLQLSLAGFSVGFSAIFGAFIVFMFYALIAPRAFCSWVCPVNLFVDMAFKLREKFGFNKEKKLLNLSKKTRYFLLLFTLIFSFMLSFAAFESVSYIGLLARAIIFLNSSVFGIILCIIVFEMFIMQRGICSHLCPLGAFYAIISRFSFIRIAHDLDHCTKCNKCKIVCPEVQVLDMIGRRSDFVKNTECISCGRCIDVCDDNALKFSIRNLRRKNEN; encoded by the coding sequence ATGAAAGTTTTATTTTTTAGAAGATTTATTCAAATTTCCTTACTTGTCTTGTTTATATCTAGCAACTACTATGGACTAAGTCTTTTAAAAGGCGATTTTAGTTCATCTTTGATTTTAAACACAATACCTTTAAGTGACCCTTTTGCTGTTTTACAGCTAAGTTTGGCTGGTTTTAGTGTAGGGTTTAGTGCTATTTTTGGAGCTTTTATTGTATTTATGTTTTATGCTTTGATAGCACCAAGAGCTTTTTGTTCGTGGGTTTGTCCTGTCAATTTATTTGTTGACATGGCTTTTAAGCTTAGAGAAAAATTTGGCTTTAATAAAGAAAAAAAGTTATTAAATTTAAGCAAAAAAACTAGATATTTTCTGCTTTTATTTACTCTTATCTTTTCTTTTATGCTATCTTTTGCCGCTTTTGAAAGTGTGAGTTATATAGGTTTATTAGCTAGAGCTATTATATTTTTAAACTCTTCTGTTTTTGGCATTATTTTATGCATTATTGTTTTTGAGATGTTTATAATGCAAAGAGGAATTTGTTCGCACTTATGCCCCCTTGGAGCATTTTATGCAATTATCTCTAGATTTTCGTTTATTCGTATTGCTCATGACTTAGACCATTGCACAAAATGCAATAAATGCAAGATAGTATGTCCTGAAGTTCAGGTTTTAGATATGATAGGTAGGCGTAGTGATTTTGTCAAAAACACAGAGTGTATAAGCTGTGGGCGTTGTATAGATGTTTGTGATGACAACGCTTTGAAATTTAGTATTAGAAATTTAAGGAGAAAAAATGAAAATTAA
- a CDS encoding nitrate reductase cytochrome c-type subunit, with translation MKIKIISSAILVFLMAACDMPSKTVSDTEIGIRKVELSNEKDVVLKDINWTAAPAGESKKFDRSFENAPPFIPHDTEGLVPITKDMNMCVTCHMPEFAADSGATAIPASHLYDIRNKKDLQGVLDDERFVCTTCHVPQANTDTPFKNNFKADFRNPDSKTKSNLLEILNDGVR, from the coding sequence ATGAAAATTAAAATAATATCATCAGCTATTTTAGTTTTTTTGATGGCTGCTTGTGATATGCCTTCAAAAACTGTTAGCGATACAGAAATAGGCATTAGGAAGGTTGAGCTTTCTAATGAAAAAGATGTGGTATTAAAAGATATTAATTGGACGGCTGCTCCAGCTGGGGAATCAAAAAAGTTTGATCGTTCTTTTGAAAATGCACCACCTTTTATACCTCATGATACGGAGGGTTTAGTGCCTATTACAAAAGATATGAATATGTGTGTTACTTGTCATATGCCTGAGTTTGCAGCTGATAGCGGAGCTACAGCTATACCAGCTTCTCACCTTTATGATATAAGAAATAAAAAAGATTTGCAGGGTGTGTTAGATGATGAGAGATTTGTTTGCACAACTTGCCATGTGCCACAAGCAAATACGGATACGCCTTTTAAAAATAATTTCAAAGCTGATTTTAGAAATCCAGATTCAAAAACAAAGTCAAACTTGCTTGAAATTTTAAATGATGGCGTTCGCTAA
- a CDS encoding 4Fe-4S ferredoxin, whose amino-acid sequence MQRRELFGKFLGANKNAPKFITPPYFSGEFDCKDCLAPCVDSCDRELLSLKEDRIVFEVKELGCNFCKDCALACEQNQTNVLNINNPSKIIAKTSIDTSTCLAWNGVICYNCQDVCRFNAINFFGVFRPMINDKCVNCGECFYVCFKRSISMRAV is encoded by the coding sequence GTGCAGCGCAGAGAGCTATTTGGTAAATTTTTGGGTGCAAATAAAAATGCGCCCAAATTTATAACCCCACCTTATTTTAGTGGAGAGTTTGATTGTAAAGATTGTTTAGCACCTTGCGTTGATAGCTGCGATAGAGAGCTACTTAGCTTAAAAGAAGATAGGATTGTTTTTGAAGTTAAAGAGCTTGGTTGTAATTTTTGTAAAGATTGTGCCTTGGCTTGTGAGCAAAATCAAACAAATGTATTAAATATAAACAATCCTTCAAAAATAATAGCAAAAACAAGTATAGATACAAGCACTTGCTTAGCTTGGAATGGGGTTATTTGTTATAATTGCCAAGATGTTTGTAGATTTAATGCGATAAACTTTTTTGGTGTATTTAGACCTATGATAAATGATAAATGTGTAAATTGTGGCGAGTGTTTTTATGTATGTTTTAAGAGATCAATATCAATGAGGGCAGTATGA
- a CDS encoding WD40 repeat domain-containing protein encodes MKIVFCICMSMIFAFCDVLKVPYKTVELNANVLNVAFVNDNLYIATDDGLVMDYDIKNDKSTNILTLKKIKNFFNDNNNPKVLSIDELNGKVIVLAEGDFGDRIIYLVKNGIATKQKLQNQSIKKAYFLDDANVVLGSLSNELYFLSLNDNKIYKNTKLSTASMSDMKLSIDKKMLCVATEGGKVYFYDILKDKIINTLDIHKDKIYSIDFKENTLISGSVDKFAGVYKDGKIDKIKTEFLVYAVGLSPDSNIGAFVNGELNDVDIINTRNLSKITTLNTKQDAINDIIFISNNKLITTAYDKKLLFWRID; translated from the coding sequence ATGAAGATTGTTTTTTGTATTTGTATGTCTATGATTTTTGCTTTTTGTGATGTTTTGAAAGTTCCTTATAAAACGGTAGAACTAAATGCAAATGTTTTAAATGTAGCTTTTGTAAATGATAATCTTTATATAGCTACGGATGATGGCTTGGTAATGGATTATGATATCAAAAATGATAAATCTACAAATATACTAACTTTAAAAAAGATAAAGAATTTTTTTAATGATAACAATAATCCCAAGGTCTTAAGCATAGATGAGCTTAATGGCAAAGTGATTGTTTTGGCAGAAGGTGATTTTGGTGATAGGATTATTTATCTTGTAAAAAATGGTATAGCTACTAAACAAAAACTTCAAAACCAGTCTATAAAAAAAGCCTATTTTTTAGATGATGCAAATGTAGTTTTGGGTTCGCTTAGTAATGAGCTTTATTTTTTGAGCTTGAATGATAATAAAATTTATAAAAATACCAAACTATCCACAGCCTCTATGTCAGATATGAAGTTAAGTATTGACAAAAAAATGCTTTGTGTTGCAACTGAGGGTGGTAAGGTTTATTTTTATGACATCTTAAAGGATAAGATTATAAATACACTAGATATTCATAAAGATAAAATATATAGTATTGATTTTAAAGAAAATACCTTGATAAGCGGTAGTGTTGATAAGTTTGCGGGTGTTTATAAAGATGGAAAAATAGATAAAATAAAGACTGAATTTTTAGTTTATGCCGTTGGCTTAAGCCCTGATTCTAATATCGGTGCTTTTGTGAATGGAGAGTTAAATGATGTTGATATAATAAACACAAGAAATTTATCAAAAATAACCACTTTAAATACAAAGCAAGATGCTATAAATGATATTATTTTTATAAGCAACAATAAGCTTATAACTACCGCTTACGACAAAAAATTATTATTTTGGAGGATAGATTGA
- a CDS encoding chaperone NapD, translated as MNISSVIIYVDKPDLVDEVLARAKEVKDCEIITHEGIKIVAVITVDSVNEEVKKFKELEAISGVSSVAMAYTYQEDIEFDKDKIDISDMLKNDDIKAEDIVYNGSVGYKIK; from the coding sequence TTGAATATTTCAAGTGTGATTATATATGTAGATAAGCCTGATTTGGTTGATGAGGTTTTGGCTAGAGCAAAAGAGGTAAAAGATTGTGAGATTATAACTCATGAAGGGATTAAAATAGTAGCCGTTATAACTGTAGATAGTGTAAATGAAGAGGTTAAGAAATTTAAAGAGTTAGAAGCTATAAGCGGTGTTAGCTCTGTTGCTATGGCTTATACCTATCAAGAAGATATAGAGTTTGATAAAGACAAGATAGATATAAGTGATATGCTTAAAAACGATGATATAAAAGCAGAGGATATAGTCTATAATGGAAGTGTAGGGTATAAGATAAAATAA
- a CDS encoding Dps family protein, with protein sequence MSKVIAQLNQIQADTHALYIKLHDLHWNVKGIQFYSIHEYTEQAYEDMHDMFDDIAERAIMLGGKAIVKGDELLKMSHITHTPKDSYAPTEVLELVLADYKHLLGEFKKLDELAEGDTTTQAYAQEKIAKYEKSIWMLESSLNK encoded by the coding sequence ATGTCAAAAGTAATCGCTCAATTAAATCAAATACAAGCTGATACTCATGCTTTATATATAAAACTTCATGATTTGCATTGGAATGTAAAAGGAATTCAGTTTTATAGCATACACGAGTATACAGAACAAGCTTATGAAGATATGCATGATATGTTTGATGATATTGCTGAAAGAGCTATAATGCTAGGCGGTAAAGCTATAGTAAAAGGTGATGAACTATTAAAGATGTCTCATATAACACATACTCCAAAAGATAGCTATGCTCCAACAGAAGTATTAGAATTAGTATTAGCTGATTATAAACACCTATTAGGTGAGTTTAAAAAATTAGATGAATTAGCTGAGGGTGATACTACAACTCAAGCTTATGCTCAAGAAAAGATAGCTAAATATGAAAAAAGCATTTGGATGCTTGAATCTAGTTTAAACAAATAA
- the yedF gene encoding sulfurtransferase-like selenium metabolism protein YedF, with translation MQLDCRGLVCPEPVIRTKQQLEQIKDGDKLEILVNEKAPFENISRFLNSQQQEFVVENLNGDEKKIVLNKKAKITDINISDYDCNLSLKNKKVIYLNEDRAGSGVVGEVLLSKLLGAFLQVDNKPYAVLCVNNAVKMTTNRASASFEVLKKFQSIGVEVLSCGSCLEAYGLVDKLGVGKISNAYEIADLLSNYEMIKL, from the coding sequence ATGCAATTGGATTGTAGAGGGCTTGTATGTCCTGAACCTGTTATAAGAACAAAACAACAACTAGAGCAGATAAAAGATGGCGATAAGCTTGAAATTTTAGTAAATGAAAAAGCACCGTTTGAAAACATCTCTCGTTTTTTAAACTCTCAACAACAAGAATTTGTTGTGGAAAACTTAAACGGTGATGAGAAAAAGATAGTTTTAAATAAAAAAGCAAAAATTACAGATATAAATATATCTGATTATGATTGTAATTTATCTTTAAAAAATAAAAAAGTAATATATCTAAATGAAGATAGGGCTGGAAGTGGAGTTGTTGGAGAGGTGCTTTTATCGAAACTACTTGGTGCTTTTTTGCAAGTAGATAATAAACCTTATGCTGTTTTATGTGTAAACAATGCCGTTAAAATGACTACAAATAGAGCATCAGCTTCGTTTGAAGTTTTGAAGAAATTTCAAAGTATAGGTGTTGAAGTGCTTAGTTGCGGAAGTTGCTTGGAGGCTTATGGTTTGGTTGATAAGCTTGGAGTCGGTAAGATTAGTAATGCTTATGAGATAGCTGATTTGCTAAGTAATTACGAGATGATTAAATTATGA
- the selD gene encoding selenide, water dikinase, with product MIYDNKKLTKFVRSAGUAAKLDPSGLNKSIDKLSLGNEKLLTGIKNNEDASVFLINDELALVQTLDFITPVVDDPFLYGQIAAANSLSDIFAMGARVTNALNIVGFDSCNFDTGVLDEIMQGGLDKVKECGGVIVGGHSVQTTEMYYGLSVLGVSHPLKFWANNTAKNGDVLILTKPLGTGVLSTCIKADMLNEAQIKEAVDVMSKLNCYAVDAMCDIRVNACTDVTGFGFLGHLSEMGRDDISFEIFEKEIPVIEYAKEMADMGFVPAGSYKNRDFCSKFINKDVDILFFDAQTSGGLILAIDEKDCKKALQRLIDCGYEDSRIIGVVKQRNNRLIDIV from the coding sequence ATGATATATGATAACAAAAAACTAACAAAATTTGTTCGTTCTGCGGGCTGAGCTGCCAAGCTTGACCCGTCGGGTCTAAACAAAAGCATAGATAAGCTAAGTCTTGGAAATGAAAAATTGTTAACAGGTATTAAAAACAACGAAGATGCAAGTGTCTTTTTGATAAATGATGAACTTGCTCTTGTACAAACTTTGGATTTTATAACGCCTGTTGTAGATGATCCGTTTTTGTATGGTCAGATAGCAGCAGCAAATTCACTAAGTGATATTTTTGCTATGGGAGCTAGGGTTACAAATGCTCTTAATATAGTTGGCTTTGATAGTTGCAACTTTGATACAGGTGTGCTTGATGAAATAATGCAAGGCGGACTTGATAAGGTAAAAGAGTGCGGTGGTGTGATTGTTGGTGGGCATAGTGTTCAGACAACTGAGATGTATTATGGTCTTAGTGTCCTTGGGGTAAGTCATCCTTTGAAATTCTGGGCTAACAACACTGCAAAAAATGGAGATGTTTTAATACTAACAAAGCCACTTGGAACAGGAGTTTTAAGCACTTGTATAAAAGCAGATATGCTAAATGAAGCTCAGATAAAAGAGGCTGTAGATGTCATGTCCAAGCTTAATTGTTATGCAGTGGATGCTATGTGTGATATAAGAGTAAATGCTTGCACTGATGTTACTGGTTTTGGATTTTTAGGACATCTTAGCGAAATGGGAAGAGATGATATATCGTTTGAAATTTTTGAAAAAGAAATTCCTGTAATTGAATATGCTAAAGAGATGGCTGATATGGGTTTTGTTCCAGCTGGGAGTTATAAAAATAGAGATTTTTGCTCTAAGTTTATAAACAAAGATGTTGATATTTTATTTTTTGATGCCCAAACATCAGGAGGACTTATATTAGCTATTGATGAAAAAGATTGTAAAAAAGCTCTGCAAAGACTTATTGATTGCGGTTACGAGGACTCTAGAATAATTGGGGTTGTAAAACAACGCAATAATAGACTTATTGATATAGTTTGA
- a CDS encoding OmpA family protein, with translation MKKIALALVSASAIFAADMAYNYEVTPTVGGVRSEGNLDLTRDQFNIGITAARNLEDMFFDQIQVGMNYTRNIKETIMDSKTKENVTRKGHATRYHADVVKNLIDFSDNVGAYGLVGAGYEDISQKFIANERGGFGEYGLGLRFQVTDNFALKAEAKDAIKFDHGDHNWFYTLGFAIGLDAKNTPAPMVKPEPIVVEQMPIVEPEPVSMDDDNDGVINELDRCPNTPAGVVVDENGCEKVIILRDLDVNFAFDSYKVSVSYAEEIRKVAEFMSENPAYRVLLKGHTDSVGAEAYNQKLSEKRANAVSQALQYFGVDASKIKTVGFGETRPVAPNNTKEGRAENRRVEATFSK, from the coding sequence ATGAAAAAGATCGCTTTAGCTTTAGTTTCTGCAAGTGCTATTTTTGCAGCTGACATGGCTTATAATTATGAGGTAACTCCTACAGTTGGCGGAGTTAGATCAGAGGGAAATTTAGATTTAACAAGAGATCAGTTTAATATTGGAATTACAGCGGCTAGAAATTTAGAAGATATGTTTTTTGATCAAATTCAAGTAGGAATGAATTATACTCGTAATATCAAAGAAACTATAATGGATTCTAAAACAAAAGAAAATGTGACAAGAAAAGGTCACGCTACAAGATATCATGCTGATGTTGTTAAGAATTTAATTGATTTTAGTGATAATGTTGGTGCTTATGGTCTTGTTGGTGCTGGATATGAAGATATATCTCAAAAATTTATTGCAAATGAAAGAGGCGGTTTTGGTGAGTATGGTCTAGGACTTAGATTTCAAGTTACAGACAATTTTGCTTTAAAGGCAGAAGCTAAAGATGCTATCAAATTTGATCATGGTGATCACAACTGGTTTTATACACTTGGATTTGCAATCGGCTTAGATGCTAAAAACACTCCGGCACCTATGGTTAAGCCTGAGCCTATCGTGGTTGAACAAATGCCTATAGTTGAACCTGAGCCTGTTTCTATGGATGATGACAACGATGGTGTTATAAATGAATTAGACAGATGTCCAAACACTCCAGCAGGTGTTGTTGTTGATGAAAATGGTTGCGAAAAAGTTATAATACTTAGAGATTTGGATGTAAACTTTGCATTTGACAGCTATAAAGTTAGTGTATCTTATGCAGAAGAGATTAGAAAAGTAGCTGAGTTTATGTCTGAAAATCCAGCTTATAGAGTATTATTAAAAGGTCATACTGATAGCGTTGGCGCAGAAGCTTATAACCAAAAACTATCTGAAAAAAGAGCAAATGCTGTTTCACAAGCACTTCAATACTTTGGTGTAGATGCTAGTAAAATCAAAACAGTTGGTTTTGGTGAGACACGCCCAGTAGCTCCTAATAACACAAAAGAAGGACGCGCTGAAAATAGACGCGTTGAAGCTACTTTTAGTAAGTAA
- a CDS encoding HAD family hydrolase, which produces MKKTILFDLDGTLIDSTPAILESFKVAFDFYGEMKLDEEKAKSLIGYTLEDIFLGLGVKQDMVQNYFNVYRDHYKNVYLPKTTLLPYAKQAVMKAYEFADLGVVTTKSSKFLSPLLNNLEIGKYFSVFVGRNDVINPKPNAEPVELALTKLNKNSPEYKKISFMVGDTPLDTGAAINAGVIPLSLTCGYGTYEILSQTNDKIFDNPLEAVLFAEKF; this is translated from the coding sequence ATGAAAAAAACTATATTATTTGATTTAGATGGGACTTTGATAGACTCTACTCCGGCTATACTTGAAAGTTTTAAAGTTGCTTTTGATTTTTATGGCGAGATGAAGTTGGATGAAGAAAAAGCAAAGTCGCTTATAGGATATACTCTAGAAGACATATTTTTAGGCCTTGGCGTTAAACAGGATATGGTGCAAAATTATTTTAATGTTTATAGAGACCATTATAAAAATGTCTATCTACCAAAGACAACACTTTTGCCTTATGCGAAACAAGCTGTTATGAAAGCATATGAATTTGCTGATTTGGGTGTAGTTACGACAAAAAGTTCTAAATTTTTATCACCTCTCTTAAATAATCTTGAAATAGGAAAATACTTTTCTGTATTTGTTGGTAGAAATGATGTTATAAATCCTAAGCCAAATGCAGAGCCTGTTGAATTAGCACTTACAAAACTTAATAAAAATAGCCCTGAGTATAAAAAAATATCATTTATGGTAGGCGATACTCCTCTTGATACGGGTGCTGCCATTAATGCAGGCGTGATACCTTTAAGTCTTACTTGTGGTTATGGTACTTATGAAATTTTATCACAAACAAATGATAAAATATTTGACAATCCTCTTGAAGCTGTTTTGTTCGCTGAGAAATTTTAA